A stretch of DNA from Telopea speciosissima isolate NSW1024214 ecotype Mountain lineage chromosome 5, Tspe_v1, whole genome shotgun sequence:
GAAGCCACTATAGTGGCAAAATTTTACTTGAAGTTGCCTCCTATCTTGAAGATCGATTCTGTCAGGGTCTCTGTCAATTCAattttttgtcagggttttgaagattgaaattttagaatttttttttttttttttacaatttcaCTCCATCTATTATGCTGTGAATTATGGGTGACACTTCAAAGACTATGATGACCGaggttttctcttcttcctccaaccgTATTACCGAAAAGAAGTTGGAAGGAATCACCATCTTTcaagaatggaagaaaattgttaagtTGGATGTGATCAGTAGGATCACTTGTTTAAAGTTAAACCTGATGATGACCCACTGGGGGGATACTGTTGATGCTAGGATCTTGGGACAGATGCTAGATTCTATGGAACATCAAATTGTTGACTTGGTAACACACATTGACATTGTCAAGGAGCTGTGGGAATGCCTTAATGTTTTGTACTCCAGACAGAACAATCTTTCTCGTATTTATAATTTGTGTCTCAAGAGTTCTATAGGGTTGATAGAAAGAGCCCACCctttgacccaatattttgTTGATTTCAAGAGGATGTATAAAGAGCTGAACTCGCTACTTCCCATTACTTCAGATGTggaaaaaatgcaaaatcagcGGGAGCAACTCGTTgttatgggatttttgggaggacttggGAAGGAGTTTGATTCAGTTCGCTaccaaattcttggtggtgatAAGGTAGCCACATTGATTGAAGCATTTTCCAGGGTTCTCCGTGTCTCCCGTAAGACTACTACTTCAGTTGATACATCGGCTTTAACATCTTTCCCACCCAATCGTGGACTTAATAGTAGGGCTGGTAATGGTGAAAATGGTAACaatggtggtggtcgtggacGTGGGGCTGGTTCTGGTAAACCACCTACTTTGGATACTCAGGATACTTTTGATAGTTCCAGTTCGGTGAGGACTTGTCACCATTGTGGTCGCCCAGGACATATCCAAcatttttgttggaaacttcatggcaaaccatcTCAGCAACAGTTTGTCAATTCTGCTACTACTACTAAGTCTACTGTTTCTACATTTCCACAGCCTGAGGGTAAGCCTGTGAAGATGCCTGATGAAGAGTATGCCTGTTTTACCCAGTTCTAGATTTCTCAATCAGCCCACCCTCCAACCACCACTCTtcgttcagacaggtaatgctacTACATGTATTTCGACTGCTAcctctcgtccctggatcattgattcaggggcttcGAATCACATGACTGGTGTCTCAGATATactttcctcttttcaaaaatctTCATCTAGTGTTATTTTAGCTGATGATTCCGTAGCTAAAGTGACTGGTACTAGTACTAGTACTGCTCATGTTACAccttctttgtctttgtcttccATTCTCTATTTGCCCGATTTCCCGTTCAATCTTTTATCTGCTAATAGGTTTACCAAAACCTATAATTATTCTATAACCTTTTTCTCAGACTCTTGTGTCTTTCAAGATCTTACGATGAAGAAGATAATTGGCAGAGGTCGTGAGTCTGGGGGTTTAtatacttgaggacacttcatctatggcgTGTACCGGTGTGGCGTCTCCCCCCCAGATTCATTCTCGTTTAggtcatccttcgttggagagtttgaagcttcttgatagTCGTTTTCGGTCactttctagtttaaattgtgagTCCTGTCAATTtaggaaacttcaccgtgtgagttatcctcCTAGAATCAATAAACGGTCTAAacaacctttttctttagttcattaaGATGTATGGGGTCCATGTCCGGTCACTTCTAAGTTGGATTTTCATTACTTTGTAaactttgttgatgactattccagggttacctggctttatttaatgaaagatCATTTTcagttattttctattttttgagcTTTTGTGAATGAGATACATAATCAATTTCAAACTCCTTTGCGTATTCTTTGTAATGATAATGCTAAGGAGTACTTTCCTGCCCCTTTTTCTGAATTTATGGTTCAGCGTGTTATTATCCATCAATCCTCTTATGCttacaccccacaacaaaatggtgtagacGAGAGGAAGAATAGGCATTTAATGGAAGTTGctctcttttatttcaaatgaaAGTGGCTAAATCGTTTTGGGCAGATGTTGTTTTAACCTCGTGTTACCTcattaaccgcatgccttccTCTGTGTTATGTGGTGGTATTccattttctttgttgtttccatCTCTACCATTGTTTGTTTTACCACCACGGgtatttggctgtgtttgttttattcgtaATCCTCATCCTGAtgtttccaagttggatccTAAAGGTCTCAAATGTATGTTTGTTGGTTACTCTCGCACCCAAAAGGGTTATcattgttattcttttgagttacaaaaatattttgttactgcCGATGTTTCCTTCTTTAAATCCACTCCTTATGATGGTTCTTCTTTTACTGTGTCTAgagttggatgatgatcttccaGTTTCCGTTGTACAGTCCATTATTCACTATGTTCCACAGGTTGCCTCATCACCGGCACCTCCTCCTATTATTTTTCAACgtcaccaatggaaagtatgGGCTTCCCATGACTTCTACTCCATCTACTTCTTTGCCAGCAAATCCTGCAATAGGTACTACTTCTTCTCCTTTAGAACCtccttctgatcttgatattcctattgctcatcgtaagggTGTTCGGAATTGTACTCAACACCacatttctaactttgtgtccTATGCTGGTTTGTCCTCtacctttctttcttgtttaaataCTGTTGAGAACCATCATATTCCTAAGTCTGTTGCAGAGGCATTATCTCATCTTGGTTGGCGGACTTCTATGAATGAGGAATTGTTGGCATTGGAAGAGAATCAACCTTAGGATCTTGTTCCTTTACCCTCAGGTAAATCTGTTATTGGTTGTCGTTGGGTGTATGTGGTAAAAGTGAACCCTGATGGGTCCTTAGCTTGTTTGAAAGCCCGCCTTGTGACAAAGGGCTACGCCCAGGTATATGGAGTAGATTACCTGGATACTTTCTCTCCTGCGGCAAAGCTTACTTCTGTCCGTATTTTAATTTCTCTTGCTACTACGTATCAGTGGCCTTTGTCTCAACTAgatgttaagaatgcatttttgcatgGGGATTTGcatgaagaggtttatatggagcaacctcttgggtttgttgctcagtgGGAGTCTGGTCTGGTTTGTAAGTTCAAGAAGtcattgtatgggctgaaacagtcccctcgagcttggtttggccggttcaCTGAAGTTATGTTAGAGTTTGGGTTGACACGGTGTGGCAGTgatcattttgtatttttccgTCGGTCTGATGCAGGAAAGATATTCCttgttgtttatgttgatgatatagtaatTACAGGAGATGATATTTCTAGTATTGAGAACTTGAAGATATATTTGCAGCTGAAGTTTCAGACCAAAGAACTACGAAagttgaagtatttcttaggtgTGGAGGTGGCTCAGTCAAAGAAAGGGATTTCACTTTCCCAGCGTAAGTATGTTCTGGATCTTCTTTCAGAGATAGGGATGTTGGGTTCTAAAcctttagatactcctatggatcccaatGTAAAGCTTATGGCTGATGATGGTGATTTTTGGGTGATCTTGAGAAATATCGAAGGTTAGTTGGCAAATTGAATTATCTAATAGTGACTAGACCTGACATTGCCTTTCCTGTTAGTATGGTGAGTCAATTTTTGTCTACTCCTCGAACATctcattgggaggcagttgTGCGTATCTTGCGGTACCTAAAAAAGGCTCATGGACGTGGTcttctctatagtgatcatggCCATGAACAGATAGAGGATTTTtcggatgctgattgggcagagTCTCCGATTGACAAGACGTCGACCATAGGTTATTgaacatttgttggaggaaacctagtgtcctggaagagcaagaaacagaaagTAGTTGTTCGTTCCAGTGCAGAGTCAGAGTATAGCGACATGGCGCATGCTACCTATGAACTAATGTGGGTGAAACAATTATTTGTTAAGCTTGGATTCATTGATGATTCGCCAATGCAACTCtggtgtgataaccaagctACTGTTCATATAGCTTCAAATCCgatgtttcatgaaagaacgaAACACATTAAGGTAGACAGTCATTTTATTCAAGAAAAGCTACAAAAGGGACTGAGTTCTCCTTGTCATGTTCGTACAAGAGAACAACTTGCTGATATATTTACAAAGTCTTGGGGAGTGTTAGAGTAGAATACATTTGTAACAAATTTGGGCATGATCAATATCTATGCTCCAggttgagggggagtgttaaggaGAAAAATGTATAACTCTTGGTATTAGTGGCTAGCGCTAATACCAAGAGGAGAGTAGTGATGAGGGTAATTTAGGaagcttcttttattttatttttaagttgtttaccTGTTTTGCCCTTATGATTATTATTTAGTGAAGGAAAGAGGGAGATCACGATTGTATTGTGACTCCCAATTCTGCACAttgtctctctccctttctctctcgatttctctatttttcttcttttccttccagTAATTGACAACGTGAAAGAGAGGTGGAAACTAAAAAGGGAGAAATGTGATGATGGAAATTAAAGAGCGAAGCAAGGGTTGACACTGGTTGCAgtaagaagaggagagagagacagagagagaggggcCAGGGGAGGAGGTTAGTGAGGAGAGCATACACGGATCCCAACCACTGGTTGAGGAATCAACATAGCATCCCATGATGAAATGTCCTAAATAGAATATTTAATATTGCATAGACAGATCCCAGAACGTAAATAACTAGTAAAATTAAGATGAAGTGTTTTTCAATAAGAAAGTTGGTTATTTGTTGGCAGTGAAGTACAAAATAGGCTTCCCAGCCCAGATCTGGAATATGAAACACTAAGAAATTTACCAACTTAACAAGTTGGCTcatcatcacataaaatttaCCAACTTATGGAGGAATAATGTCATGCTTCCTAATGCAACCTTTAAGTAGCATATTAAAATCAAGAAAGACGATCGCACAAGGACTTCATTTACAATGTTAAGTGCCTTGAGGACGCCTTTTTCCTGATTTTTTATTTGGCCAGTGACAAGCATGCTCTGGTGAATATGCCCAAGAAGATGGACTGTTTTGTATTTGGTCTCCTGCTCTTGAAGCTGAATCTTAGTGATTAGGAGCTGCCCCAgacatttcagctcttccaagTAGTGTGACAAAAGGACAGGATTTGAGGGTTATCCCTTTACCTTCCTcctctcacccccccccccccaaaaaaaaaaaaaaaaggtttcaacAGGTTTTTTCCTTCCCACTGTTCATCTTTTATGTCTGAAAGCTGAAGATTCTGTCCATCCTTGTTGATGCAGTGTCCATTTACTTTTGCACAGGGGTACCCTTTTGAAGGAGATTGGCAAGGTCTGGTCATGCCTTCCACTTCTAATCTGCATTAAGAATGAGGGGCCCAGAACTTCAAATCTAGAAGGATTCTCTGGTCCTTTCTGTCAGCAGCATTGTGGAACCTATGgctgaaaaagaaaatacaacagAGCCTCTTTTAAGGGGGCCTACAAAGCTTTGTATTCTTCTTTGGGCTAATGTGTGTGAAGGCATTTCTGGTATTTGAGTATTTCTACAACTGAAATTGGGAGAGACTGGAGATGTTTTTTCGTGTAAGTTTCATTTGCTATGCATATGCTTTTGCTTCATTGGGCCCTTGTAGAGCATGGAGGGATCTTTCTTTATTACAAAATTcttagcatatatatatatatatatatatatatataaagagagagagagagagattccaacCTCATGATAATAATTCACTGGTCAGCTTCCTGTGTAAGCAGTGTAGATATCTCTTACTTCCATCTCATGATCAGGAGCAGATAGGTCCTCTATCCCAGCAATTGTGTCCTCACTCTCAAGCTCTGCAATAGCATTTTCACCTTTAAAGTCGCTGTCAAACAGATTATGATAACCCTCCATATCTGAAAAGTCACTAAATGATTCAATTCTCCGCTGTCTTCCTCTGTAACCAATTAGGGCCTGGACCTTTTCTTTCCAAAGAACCAAGGGGCACTTTTGAATCAGCTCAGAACCTTCATAAGCTTCCGTCAAGAACACGTTAAATCTCTTTCCCCTCTCAGAGacatagaaaatcccaaaatgcTTCAGAAGAAGTCTCATCAGTTTCTGAGGCATCACAATTTCTTGACGAAAGTGGGTGAGGTGGTCAGTAACCACCCTTTTCTCAATGGTAAAGCTAAGTAGCTCATGCATCACCGCTACTGCTCTCTTATCGAATTCCTGTGACCCTGCTTTAAGCCCTCGAGCATCAGCATATGGAGATAGATAAGACCGTTTCTGGAAGTGTTCGATTTTCCCACCATATCGGAAAATTTTCTTGTAGTTTTGAGGAAATTTCATGGGGAATGGAAGTGTGAGCAACCCTGGAGTGGGAGGGGTAGACTCATTTACCCCAACCACTTTCTTCTCTAGTTCTGTTACAGCCCAAGCTGGATTCCAGGAGACAAGTTCCAAATACTCAACATCATCCTCAGATTTAACCACCCTGAAGCATTGGGGGTACTTGTAGGCCCACCTGGTTCGGAAATCATAAGGTAGGCCAAAGTCTCTGCGGAAGTGGGCAATCTTGTCCATGGAAAGCCGCTTATCCACTGTCATCATCAAGAGCCTGGTAACATGCTCAGCAGCTTTCTCACCATGCTCCTCCAGGATCTTTGCTTCCTCTTCCACCAAGTTGTCAGCTTCCTTGGTCATCCCACACCATATAACTCGTTTGTGATCTTTGTACAATTCAAACAGCTTTGGTGATTTCCGTATGAAGTCCGAGATCTTGTGGGGCTTAGGAAGGCTAATATGCCTTCTGTACTGTTCCAATGATCTTAAAGGAATGATTTGCTCAGGTTCTCTCTTCAAAACCTCCATAAGAAACAAAACCTTTGAGGCTAACTTCCACTTCTCTGTTGCTATTTCTAGATCATGCACCCTCTTTTTCTTGCTTCTGTCCTGAACCCGCCTACTTGTAGTCATAAATCGCAACAATGAAGGTGATTCCCTGTACCCACTTGTCATGAAAGAATAAGCCAATTCATTGAGGatcaaattttttcttttgctcAGTTGCTGCACCATATCAAATACTCAGATAACCTGAATAGTGCGATTGGAATCTGCACCAAAGAGCAAATGCATTCAGGACAAATACAAATCCAATGTCAGTTTATGGAATAAATTagtattattataattaaaccATCAAAATCAGAAGCACCTAATTATCCATAGCTTCAGACATGCATATGTTAATAGTGCATACAAGCACAAGTAAAATTCTCAAGAAGCAAATAAAAGACTTGACAAAGAAGTTGAAAAGAAGACAGAAGGAAAATTCCGGAGACAAGAAgcaggagggggggggagggagcaGGATCATCTAGAAAGTTAAAAAAGTAGAAAACTTCAACTCACTCTGATGCTAAATTTTGGTGACAAACTGAAGACAAAAGAGCTCTGAACAGGAATGCAATAGGAAGAGACATATCAAGGCAATGGTCCAGAATCCAATGAATTAAACATGGAAACAGAAATATAAATTATTTTCACAAAGCAACAAGCCCACAGAGTGAGCTCTGAACAGAAATGCAATAGGAAGAGACATATCAAGGCAATGGTCCAGAATCCAATGAATTAAACATGGCAACAGAAATATAAGGTATTCTCACGAAGCAACAAGCCCACATCATAGAAATTATTTCATCCACAAAATTGGATCTAGGAGTGCTAATATCAGTAATGCAGCTATGAAACACTACATTTTGAATTCTACAAGGAGTCTCACAGAAACTTCTACTATTCCACTTGATGCTTAATGGTTTAAATTTGTACAGAATTTAAGATGGAACAGAAGATTGACCAGAGTGCCCTTTTACAGAGGAAAAATACTTTAAGAATTCATCTGATGCCCATGCAGAGAAGGTGCCAGGACCAGATAGAATTTGACTGGAGCTTTCCAAGCCTTGCAGAAACCTCCATCCAAATTGCTGTGTTTACCACATCACCAATGACCACAACTAGTGGATTGACCCCCAACCCAGTATCTTGTCTGTTCTCAGAGATTCTACTGATACACTTGGTCAAAACAGTTTTTGGATGCATTCAGAAGTTCTTGACAGGTTGGGGCAATGACACAGTCATCAAATGGGTTGAAGGCAGTGAGGGTTTCAGAATATCGGTtagaaaaacaataaagaagGGAATGGCATGTGATGCCATTTCAGCCagtagaaggaagaaaagatttttttcctacattttttggtttggtttggtattggcttggcttggcttggcttggcttggcttggcttggcttggcttggcttggcttggcatggttcaaaaccctattttgccTCTGTTTTAGATCTTGATCATTTAGGCAAGTATAGGATTGTTAGTGGAATTTTCAGAGCTATTGTATGTGGTAATTTAAGACTTCCTTTTCTGGTTTCCTGGCTGACTACGCAACCTGTTAAGCTCTCTTTTTAAGTGTTGAGTTGaatatttaatgcattaggGGTTGctcattttattatattttgtgtgtgtgtgtatatatatatatatatatgttataatatCTCGATAGGTCGCAAATTCGAGTCGggaacagcctctccgcgaagtggggggtaaggctgtgtacattatggcCCTCCCAAGACCCCACAGTGCCAGgggcctcgtgcactaggtacgccttTTTTAGTCTTGAATCCTGCTCTATAGTTGGTGTGGTGTATCAAGGGTGATGATGaaagagtgttggtaagggatgaggacactGAAAGATGGGATGAGTTATTTGTGatctactaaatggagataggtctAGTATAAATGATCCGGACGATAACATTATTCAACAAGACACCTCACGCTATAGATATGCAAGACAAGTTAATGAggcggaagttaaagaagccttaagaaagatgaaagcaagcAAGACACAaggcccagatgagatcccaatagaaggaAAGCCCTGGGAGGTTGTGaggtatattggttaaccaatctatttaacaggattatgagcacaaggaagatgccaaatgaatggaggagaagcattgatTATGTGAATCTCGATATTAGCGCTtgtattgtgtttatttttctttttcttattttatattgaATAGAGTGGGAAATCCAACAATAAGTTGTGACTCCCAAGTTGCACAACACTCTTCCTCGATATTAGCATCGGTATTGtgtgtatttttatttttcttattttatattgaATAGAGTGGGAAATCCAACAGTAAGTTGTGACTTCCAAGTTGCACAACACTCTCTCTCGAGAATTGTGCCTAtattatgtttatttttctttttcttattttatattgaATAGAGTGTGAAATCCAACAATAAGTTGTGACTCCCAAGTTGCAAAACACTCTCTCTCGTTTCAGATTGAAGTTTTGCGCCTCCTCTTGTCTTTcgtttgaaggggtgcagcaccctatgctgtgttttgggactgtttagagactagttcatgttctaaattaagaactaggtctttTTTTATGCTATTGGATGATTGATAGAGTAAAGATTGGGCTGGAACTTAAAGATCAAACATCAGCAGCACCATGTCAATGTTTTGAGGTCAATTTTTCCTAGGGTGATTAATCGATTTTTTTGTTGGGCTTTTGGAAACAATTTTTTGAGTTTGCTGGAGTTTTTGGAGCTTGCTGGATTTTTCGAAAGCTACTCCAGAGGCAAATTTTCTGTTTGGTTCAAGTTTTTGAGATCAATTTTTGTCTGGATTTTTGGCAAAATCGATATTGGTCAGGGTTTTTGGGAATCGagtttttccagaatttttcattttttattgcaATTTCACTCCATCCTTTGGCTGTAAATAATGTCTGAACAATTTAAGAATGGGGTGACTGAGGTACtatcttcatcatcaaatcGTATTACTAAAAAGAAGCTGGAGGGGATTACcaactttcaacaatggaagaaaattgttaagtTGGTTCTGACCGGACATGATCAGCAAGATCATTTGTTGAAAATTAAACCAGATGATGATCCCTTGAGGGATACTATTAGTGCAAGAATCTTGGGACAGATGCTGAATTCAATGGATAACCAAATTGTTGATTTGGAGATTCACATTGACACCCTCAAGGAGCTATGGGAGTATCTTAATGTTCTGTATTCTGGATATAACAACCTTTGTCGTATTTATGATCTGTCTCAAGAGTTTTATCGGTCTGATCGAACGGGTCGCCCTTTGACTCAGTATTTTGCTAACttcaagaggatgtatgaggagctgaattctCTACTTCCAATCACTTCTATGTGGAACAAATGCAAAGTCAGCGAGAACAGCTCGCTgtcatgggatttttgggaggacttgAGAAAGAGTATCATTCAGTCCATCCTCAAATTTTTGGTGGTGACAAGGTAGCCACACTATCAAAAAACATTTTCCCGAGTTCTACGTGTCTCTCGTGAGAGTTCTACTTCAGTGGATACATCTGCCTTGGCTTCTTCCATCTAACCGTGGACCCAATAGTGGggctggcaatggtggcaatgGCAATAGTGGTGGTAGTCGTGGTCGTGGGGCTGGTTATGGGAAAACCCCTACTTCAGGTACTCAGGCTGCTTCTGATAATTCAAGTTCGGTGAAGTCTTGTCACAATTATGGTCACCCAGGCCATATCCaacgtttttgttggaaacttcatggcaaaccacctCAACAACAGTTTGCCAATTCCGCTGCTACTACTGAGTCTACTATTTCTTCATCTCCAAAGTTTGAGGGTAAGACCATGAAGATGTTTGATGAGTATGCTTGTTTTACCTagtttcagatttctcagcCATCCCAGACTCCAACTGTCACttttgttcagacaggtaatgccactacATGTCTTTTGACTGctacttctcgtccctggatcatcaTTGATTCAGGAGGCTTCGGATCATATGGCTGGTGTCTCAAATATACTTTCCTCCTCACACAAATCTTCAACTAGTGTTACATTAGTTGATGGTTCCTTAGCTAAAGTGACTGGTACTGGCATTGTTCATAATACAAATTCTTTGTCCTTATCTTCAATTCTTTATTTACTTGACTTTCCTTTTAATATCTTTTCCGTTAATAAGTTTACCAAAACCTATAATTGTTCTGTAACTTTTTTTTCTGACTCATTGTGTATTTTAGGATCTtacgacgaagaagatgattgaTAGAGGTCGGGAATCAAGGGGGGCTATAtatacttgaggacacttcatctgTGACGTGTTCCAGTGTGGCGTCACCTCaacagattcattgtcgttttgATCATCCTTCGTTGGAGAGTTTGAAACTTTTAGATACTCACTTTTGGTCtctttctagtttaaattgtgagTCCTACCAGTTTTGGAAACTTCAGTGTGTGAGTTATcctcctagagtcaataaacggtctgaccaacctttttctttagttcattctgatgtattGGGTCCTTATCCAGTCATTTCCAAGTTaagtttttgttattttgttatttttgttgatgactattccagatTTACCtggctttatttaatgaaaattcGTTAAGAATTATTTTTCATCTTTAGAACATGTTGTACATTTATGATAAAATTAATACTCAGTTTCAAACTCCTTTGCGTGTTCTTCGTAGTAATAATGCTAAGGAGTATTTTTCTACCCCCTTTACTGAATTAATGGTTCAACGTGGTATTGTTCATCAATCCTCTTATGCTGACACTCTATAACAAAATAGTGTGGCCAAGAGGAAGAATAGACAGTTAATGGAAGTTACTCGAtctcttttgtttgagatgGAAGTGCCTAAACCTTTTTGGGCAGATGCTGTTTTGACTAATGTTACCTTATTAACTACATGCTTTCCTCTATTTTACTTGGTTATATTCCTTAttctttgttatttccttctatGCCTTTGTTTGTTTTACTACCCTGTGTATTTGGTAGTGTTTGCTTCATTTGTGATCATCATCCTAGTGATTCAAAATTGGATCCTAAAGCTCATAAGTGGTTTTTTGTTGGTTATTCCCGCACCCAGAAGGGTTATCATTGTTACTCCTTTGACTTACAGAAATACTTTGTTACTGTtgatgtttccttctttgaatcCACCCCTTACGATGTATCTTCTTTTACTGTTTCTgagttggatgatgatcttcccGTTTATGTTGTTCAATCTCTTGTTAACCCCGTTCCATAGGCTGCCTCATCACCGACACCTATTGTGTTCCAAAGTCACCAACGAAAAGTATAGGCCCCACCCATTTCGGCTGCCT
This window harbors:
- the LOC122660894 gene encoding protein WHAT'S THIS FACTOR 1 homolog, chloroplastic-like, with the protein product MVQQLSKRKNLILNELAYSFMTSGYRESPSLLRFMTTSRRVQDRSKKKRVHDLEIATEKWKLASKVLFLMEVLKREPEQIIPLRSLEQYRRHISLPKPHKISDFIRKSPKLFELYKDHKRVIWCGMTKEADNLVEEEAKILEEHGEKAAEHVTRLLMMTVDKRLSMDKIAHFRRDFGLPYDFRTRWAYKYPQCFRVVKSEDDVEYLELVSWNPAWAVTELEKKVVGVNESTPPTPGLLTLPFPMKFPQNYKKIFRYGGKIEHFQKRSYLSPYADARGLKAGSQEFDKRAVAVMHELLSFTIEKRVVTDHLTHFRQEIVMPQKLMRLLLKHFGIFYVSERGKRFNVFLTEAYEGSELIQKCPLVLWKEKVQALIGYRGRQRRIESFSDFSDMEGYHNLFDSDFKGENAIAELESEDTIAGIEDLSAPDHEMEVRDIYTAYTGS